catttttttagatggagtctacttttttttttataagaatttgtaTTGAActtttctatttaaaacttgtattaatcactcactttatatatatatatatatatataaactggatCCACATGAATTTCAGTGAAAACTACCTGAAGCCGCTGgtatggtaatttaccattcagaGAATGTTAGCATTTCCGGGAATTTAGAAAGCATGCAAATTAAAAAGCAGATTCCTCACCAGATTTCCACGTTGTTTACCGTTAATTGAAGTCAGAAGAagtttttgtattctttttcgtctacaaattttatttttttcagtttatgattttcaaaaattaaattaaataattttatttctcgTATTAAATTCTATCGTCGTTAATCATACttgttaatattaatatgttagcATGGTTATAATCTTCTTtctgtatcttttgtttttgtttttatatataattattaaaattattagagTTGACGATCCAATCAACTGCATGCACGATCCTAGGCAACGCTAATCCATATGTCTatacttttatttaatagtAAGTACTGCAACATCTTCGAGTTTTAGTCCTTTTTTAACTCAATTATTGTCCAAACAAgccattgttatttttttagattcGTCTTCTTATTTAATTGCCATTTtcagttctatatatatatatatatatatatgaatagagTGAGAGGGGAAGCGCTGTTTGCGGTGGTCACATGCCTCTCTTCCTTTTGCCTCATGCAGTGGTCAGTGCAGTCTTTGATGCCTATCGCATATCCACAAAAGTTCGTAAAATCATGAAATCTCTTCATAACtagaatatttatttacttagaGAGGGGAGAAGAGGTGAGTGTAATATCACGTGTCCTgtgttttaaaataatttaataattatcacGCACATTTGACTTGACGACACAAAATAcagtagattttatttttcttttggccATTCTATTGTAGACATTCATGATTAATGAACTGACCATGAAGTGTGCAAGAATCATGTTTTGTGCGACGTACGCGGTTTTCAGTTCTTACACGTGGTGATGATGGGTGTGAAAGTAGAAGAGATGCAAAGGACGGGGAAAATGAAATGGAGAGAATGGCAGGTAGAGTCCCACATGCAGCTGTATCGTTTTATCTTGGAGACATGATGGGGGAAGGGCACCGTCGCCAAGACCCCTTTCAAAGAAATGGGAGACAATTGCGGGACATTATCCCATAAACCAGCCCACTTCCTCACCTGCAGTACTTCACGTTGCCTTCAGaagataaatatacatatattccaAAATCTTTACCCACATTATTACATTTCCATCTTTGTATATAAAGGTATAGAAAGAAGTACAAGATCAGCATGCCTTTATCACCTTTAAAATTAACGTATATAGCCGaataagttgaaattgatataaaTTAGGTTTTGAAAGGAGAAATaccaatgaaaaataaataaacaatttatcaTAATAACGAATTAATTTAAAGACAAACAATTGGGTATTACTATCTTTTAACAACAAAAAAGGTCAATAAACCACATTGCAAAGGATTTTTATTGACCACCAGTAATGGTATTGTGTTACATTGCTGCTGCAATAAAACCCTTGAGACAATTCAACAGAAGTTCTCGAGAATTCTAGCAACAACAATATGGCTAGAGAATCGATTTGATGCGGCCATATTCCGGCCACACAGAACTGACAAAAATGATTCTTAACAGATGGTGAAAAGGGCATGCAGCACACGAAGAGTAACATGACTCTGATCCATCTACCACTGATCACTATTATTAAACTTCAAGCTCTTATCGCGGCACACTGAGACCTAGTTCtgaacccaaaaaagaaaaaatatatattaatatattagaaAACCCACAGGCCACAACTAGCAAATGATAATGATTACTAAAATAACAGGTTCTCATCAAGTCAAATGAATCCTTAACAAAGCTGTTTGGCattgtttttcctttctttctttatttttcccaacgacctaattaaattaatatagggGAAGAGAGCTGCCATCCACCCTCAGGACAGAAATTAGGCTACTTGAGGAATGGATCCGAACCTCTTGACAATGGattagagaaaagaaaattttagagGACATAATTATAGCTAATCAAAATATTGAGAAGAACCAAAAAGATAAGTAATTGCAACAGCTATACTTTTTATCTTTCAACAGTGATATCATTCGGAAGCTGAGTCCAAATAAATTGTTAATGCTAGAATTCAGAAgttcttcaaataaaaagtgaaaTACTGGAATTCCGCATGGAAAACAGTAGAGACAAAACGACCTACAACTTCATTGCATGTCCCGGAATTTAAACCCTCGTATAGCTTTATAAAGCAAGTAAAACAATCTTACTCTGAAATAAACATAGTCTAGGGGGAAAGTGTCTGATGACCTAAAGATcctgaaagaagaagaaaaagaaagatttcCTAATTTGATGTGTATTTGAATTCACATTCAAATGGGACTtcgaaaaaaagaagaattcaAAGTAGATTGCCAATAGCGACCAAACGGAGAGTTGCATTTGAAGCTTGTTCCAACTAGATGTTGAGAGTTATGTTAGAGGTGCaaccaaatgggattttggatTTATGCTTGTTAACTTCTAGTTCTATTCCAGCTCTTGTGAGTTCAAGGAAAGTATGTAAACTCACTACCATGAAATCATGGACACTCTGGTCTCATCACCTAGAGCTAAAAAAGCTTTTCTAATCTATTAATTTGAGCCCGGTGTCTGGTCTAACATTTAACAGCATTTTATGAGTTATCATTTACTTCTAGTTGGGGACACGGCAACAACATagtcaatatttttataattatgagaatCATTTATCTAGATCTCCTATAAAACACAGATTTATTTTCCAAATACAAGATGAGAGAGGGGAGCTTGTTAAGTGATTTAAGGCctggtttgttttcacaaaccatctcatgtcatgtcatctcatctaatcattacaattttcccaaacttgcaaataaaatacaaaaaaaaatcaactttttcaaattttaaaacagaaattatattaaaaaattatattctagcagtattttattcaactttcatttcatcttgtctcatctcatctgtgtaaccaaacgagacagTCAATCAATTCATCTTTTCTTGAAATGTAGCTTATCAATTCaacatttaattatatatatatatatataagtttatcaATTCAACATTAAGATATCACAATCTAACCAAACAAAAGCCAATGTAGAATCCATAGTCAAGATGACCAAAGCATGATGGGGAACATCACATAAATTTTGACATGCATGGGATAAGGAGAAATAAAGATTCCACCTAAAACAGTATTTGGAGAATGAATCAGAAGCGAACAATTCATTTGCAACTCATTTAGCAGCAAAAGGATCTCAAGTAAACACAGGGTATACAAGAGAATCCCCTAAAGAATTACACAATAAGGTTAAAGAGagcacaaaagaaagaaaggaaaactcCCATCACAGTAGAAGACTTTTCAACAGCCACAGAAATTTCATTATTCCTCTCACCCAAGCACCCGCAATAAGGCAAAGAGGAGCTTAGCTCCATTTCAGACTATTTTCAAGCCAACAAAATAACCATTTCCAACTGAAGTCGGCATCCCTCCCCTTCTTTGGCATCACCAATGGCACCACCCATTGGATCCCAAGTTCCAGCGATAGAAAGCACAAAATATTGCACAATCCGCTAGTGACTCATTATAACAAAGACGGGATACACACTGCCAAATGAAATTGAAACTCTAAACTAGCCACCCAATTAGAAGCAATCCATTTAAATGTTCTGCAGGCAGCATACAACCATTACTGCAAGAATGGTACCGGAAGACTTCTGAGACCTACAATTATAAGATAGTTCGATCCAATTCTCAAGTGCCTAAGAGTTTCTTatgcaaaggaaaaaaagaataaagaaaatgaaatgtttgaacgcaaaaaaaaatatacttatcTGCTGCGGGAAGTGCAGAAACAGGAATGTAGAAGTTCTTTATACATAATTCATCACAgaccaataaataaatatctacAAACATCCAGGCGTGTGTATACACATTACACACACGTTCCTTGAGCAGGGCATGTGGAATcttttcagaaaaattaaacctTCAACGTAGACAATAAAGAAATGGGTTCCTCACCATCAAGTTTAGTAGGTATCGAGATTTCAAAAAGAATCCCAAAATTCATTGTTCAGCAGAATTCTCAGTAATGAAACAAATGGCtagaaaataaatcacaaaaatagagagaaaacacAAATTAAACTGTAGAAAAGGGACAGGAAATCCAACGAAACTCAGTTATTCGCGTAATACTGATactttataatgataaaattgaacattaattttaatcatcaaaacaaaaattgtacATTAATTTAATCGATTCTGTggtcaaattaaaaaaatatgtatgtatatatcaaataacaacacaagaaaactTAAAATCCGACCTCACgtaatcaaaaagtaaaaagttgCTTACAGATACTAATCTAAAACAATGGAGAATATCAAACTCCTGGGTTTGCACTGCAAAGCATACCCTGAGACAACGACCTCGAGCTGCTCGAATCAACTCCGAGGCACGAGGTGAGCCGAGCCGAAGAAACCGCTGTGTGGAGAGGAAGCAGAGACTGAAGAGCACCCAATGGAGGAATCGACCTGAAATTCAAAATCTGTGGTTTGttagagattttaaaaaatgaattcaaaaattctacaaaaaaaaGAGAGCAAAATGAGCAAGGGAAGTGGCTTGCCTCGGAAAGCAGAGCGAAGAGCTGGGCTTGAGTGTGGGAAGAAAAGGTGAGGAATTGGGCCTAagggtgggtttggtgaatgtCGATTTGAGGAAAGAGAGAGTAGGTTGTGAGAGAGATCTACAGCGGGACGCCATCGGAGTAGACGGGCGATAACTGTTGGAACTTAGGGTTAGGACTTTTCGGTTCTGGACAATGAGACTCGGAAATTTTCAAGCTACTTGATCCGAGAGGAGGGCTTTGGCGAGGTTTATCGTGGGATCTTTTTGTACtgttacattattattatttgagaaCGAATtctctaaataattaaaattaaaatgatagtttttctttttttttggtacgTCGATTTCTTCTATCCGACGGCAAGATGCACCATACGTTTGTGATACCGCTGCCCAAGACGTGCCTTGTGGTTTACCGGTTACTCTGTGCCAAAGTTTTATACAGGAATAAATACTCTcaacttattttcttttatctaatttaattttattattataatttttttaaatttttttata
This genomic window from Carya illinoinensis cultivar Pawnee chromosome 7, C.illinoinensisPawnee_v1, whole genome shotgun sequence contains:
- the LOC122314788 gene encoding protein NONRESPONDING TO OXYLIPINS 2, mitochondrial isoform X3, producing the protein MASRCRSLSQPTLSFLKSTFTKPTLRPNSSPFLPTLKPSSSLCFPRSIPPLGALQSLLPLHTAVSSARLTSCLGVDSSSSRSLSQELGLSVPR
- the LOC122314788 gene encoding protein NONRESPONDING TO OXYLIPINS 2, mitochondrial isoform X1, translated to MASRCRSLSQPTLSFLKSTFTKPTLRPNSSPFLPTLKPSSSLCFPRSIPPLGALQSLLPLHTAVSSARLTSCLGVDSSSSRSLSQGLRSLPVPFLQ
- the LOC122314788 gene encoding protein NONRESPONDING TO OXYLIPINS 2, mitochondrial isoform X2, which gives rise to MASRCRSLSQPTLSFLKSTFTKPTLRPNSSPFLPTLKPSSSLCFPRSIPPLGALQSLLPLHTAVSSARLTSCLGVDSSSSRSLSQGMLCSANPGV